A stretch of the Aspergillus puulaauensis MK2 DNA, chromosome 6, nearly complete sequence genome encodes the following:
- a CDS encoding uncharacterized protein (COG:Q;~EggNog:ENOG410PNP0;~InterPro:IPR036291,IPR002347,IPR020904;~PFAM:PF00106,PF13561;~go_function: GO:0016491 - oxidoreductase activity [Evidence IEA];~go_process: GO:0055114 - oxidation-reduction process [Evidence IEA]), producing the protein MGLDIVQLDVTDEQSIEQAVSVVKAATGGYLDFLVNNSGTGYSMPLLDSDVSVAKKMFDVNVFAIVTVTQAFAPLLFASQGTIINIGSVLGKMPLPWQGYYNASKAAVAILTDQMRIEFSPWKVRVILVTTGSIGTKFHDNLASAPHLPEDSLYYPAKDVIEPAMAGSEVQKSAMDVNSYAQVVVYNALRSSPKKHLWSGGGGALITWLASTFAWSTIWDTLLPPLVHMPDITNKIRTADKDEQDCKKTD; encoded by the exons ATGGGTCTCGATATTGTACAACTGGATGTCACCGACGAACAGTCAATCGAACAAGCAGTGTCCGTCGTCAAGGCTGCGACGGGTGGATATCTGGACTTCCTGGTCAACAATTCGGGCACAG GATACAGTATGCCCTTATTGGACTCGGATGTGTCAGTCGCTAAGAAGATGTTTGATGTCAACGTCTTTGCTATCGTCACCGTCACTCAAGCGTTTGCGCCGCTTTTGTTCGCCTCTCAAGGAACAATCATCAACATTGGGTCGGTCCTGGGCAAGATGCCACTCCCATGGCAAGGATATTACAATGCAAGCAAAGCTGCAGTTGCTATCTTGACCGACCAAATGCGTATTGAGTTCTCTCCTTGGAAAGTCCGCGTAATCCTCGTCACTACTGGCTCAATTGGGACCAAGTTCCACGACAACCTTGCAAGTGCACCGCATCTACCCGAGGATTCTCTCTATTACCCTGCAAAGGATGTTATTGAGCCGGCAATGGCTGGCTCTGAGGTGCAGAAAAGTGCTATGGATGTCAATTCCTATGCCCAGGTCGTTGTCTACAACGCCCTCCGATCAAGCCCTAAGAAGCATCTTTGGTCGGGAGGAGGGGGGGCCTTGATAACTTGGCTGGCTTCGACGTTTGCCTGGTCGACTATATGG GATACGTTGCTCCCCCCTCTTGTCCACATGCCGGATATTACGAACAAGATCCGTACCGCGGATAAGGACGAACAGGATTGCAAGAAGACAGATTAA